Proteins encoded by one window of Haliotis asinina isolate JCU_RB_2024 chromosome 6, JCU_Hal_asi_v2, whole genome shotgun sequence:
- the LOC137287359 gene encoding suppressor of tumorigenicity 14 protein-like: MSACAVFAVCVLVYITTCVPSNVEGACSSSQWGCSNNRCISATLKCDGKNDCGDNSDEREGCVDLGNPCGSGKICRSILKCVSKSQLCDGNDDCGDNSDEDDCPVVSQCPRGAPLKDSKGMAYFCGRGPSAQACPRNSACVTDPLDRFAVCCPV; encoded by the exons ATGTCGGCTTGTGCGGTCTTTGCT gtgtGTGTCCTTGTGTACATCACAACCTGTGTACCATCAAATGTTGAAG GTGCCTGTTCCTCGTCTCAGTGGGGCTGCAGCAACAACAGATGCATCTCGGCAACGCTGAAATGTGATGGCAAAAACGACTGTGGTGACAACTCCGATGAACGCGAAGGCTGTGTTGATCTCG GTAACCCTTGTGGCAGCGGGAAGATATGCAGAAGCATCCTGAAGTGTGTATCCAAGTCTCAGCTGTGTGACGGTAATGACGATTGTGGGGACAACTCGGATGAAGACGACTGCCCTGTGGTCT CCCAGTGCCCAAGAGGAGCACCATTAAAAGACTCCAAGGGAATGGCATATTTCTGTGGACGGGGTCCATCGGCTCAGGCGTGTCCGCGAAACAGCGCCTGTGTCACCGACCCACTCGACCGGTTCGCCGTCTGCTGTCCTGTTTGA